One segment of Sphingobacteriales bacterium DNA contains the following:
- a CDS encoding restriction endonuclease subunit S yields the protein MNRYTIQNPKLNPSKVFILQKSELEKRFDPFFYSPLNKLAILENTKLPKKKLSEVAELKRGKFSHRPRNDERFFGGKYPFIQTGEIVKASNDLGKIEYSQTLNELGLSVSKLFDEEVLLITIAANIGDTAILDYPACFPDSIVAISTKDNNVSLKYLNVYFKFLKKYLENLAPSAAQKNLTLEQLAPTPVVIPSIENQNRIISVFDNYIAQKQNNEAEAEKLLSSIDAYLLNELGIKLPEPPENTLKNRMFTRTLSDILNKRIDPFFHQDKFINNLTAISDGKYPVKQLREIILGNLIKGSLPKQDEKDGECSVVQINSINADGTIALDDLLTAKNIFSKQQKLKIGDVLVVITGATIGKIAFWNYEGDYFLGGDIVKFQTNFLSDNAFVYHFLRCSLMQTEIKRNITGATNGHLAPEDISHLPIPIPPLAKQKEIAEHITRIRQQAQQLKDKTKELLKKASEEIEDILLH from the coding sequence ATGAACCGCTACACCATACAAAACCCTAAACTAAACCCAAGCAAGGTTTTTATTTTGCAGAAAAGCGAATTGGAAAAACGCTTTGACCCTTTCTTTTATAGTCCTCTTAATAAATTAGCAATACTTGAAAATACCAAACTTCCTAAAAAGAAACTTTCAGAAGTTGCAGAGTTGAAACGTGGTAAATTTTCACACCGTCCAAGAAATGACGAAAGATTTTTTGGTGGTAAATATCCGTTTATTCAAACAGGTGAGATAGTAAAAGCATCAAATGACTTAGGCAAAATTGAATATTCTCAAACACTTAATGAACTTGGTTTATCAGTAAGTAAATTGTTTGATGAAGAAGTTTTACTAATCACAATTGCTGCAAACATTGGAGATACTGCAATTTTGGATTATCCAGCTTGCTTTCCTGATAGTATTGTCGCAATATCAACAAAAGACAATAACGTAAGTCTAAAATATCTAAATGTATATTTCAAGTTCCTAAAAAAATATTTAGAAAACCTTGCTCCATCAGCAGCACAAAAAAACCTAACACTTGAACAGTTAGCACCAACGCCAGTAGTAATTCCATCAATTGAAAATCAAAACAGAATTATTAGCGTATTTGACAATTATATTGCTCAAAAACAAAACAACGAAGCAGAAGCCGAAAAACTTCTTTCAAGCATTGATGCTTATTTGCTAAATGAGTTAGGCATAAAACTACCTGAACCGCCTGAAAATACTTTGAAGAATAGAATGTTTACAAGGACATTATCAGATATTTTAAACAAAAGAATTGACCCATTTTTTCATCAAGACAAATTCATAAATAATTTAACCGCAATCTCTGATGGGAAATATCCTGTTAAACAACTTCGTGAAATAATCCTAGGGAATTTGATAAAAGGAAGTTTGCCAAAACAAGATGAAAAGGACGGAGAATGTTCAGTTGTTCAGATTAATTCCATTAATGCAGACGGAACAATTGCACTTGACGACTTGCTGACAGCTAAAAATATTTTTAGTAAGCAGCAGAAACTGAAAATTGGAGATGTTTTAGTAGTAATAACAGGTGCAACAATTGGTAAGATTGCATTTTGGAATTATGAAGGAGATTATTTTTTAGGTGGCGACATTGTAAAGTTTCAAACAAACTTTTTATCAGATAACGCTTTTGTTTATCATTTTCTAAGATGCAGCTTAATGCAAACAGAAATTAAGAGAAACATTACAGGAGCAACAAATGGACATTTAGCACCAGAAGATATTTCACATTTACCTATTCCAATTCCACCACTTGCCAAACAAAAAGAAATAGCAGAACACATTACCCGCATCAGACAACAAGCCCAACAACTCAAAGACAAGACAAAAGAACTCTTGAAAAAAGCGAGTGAAGAAATTGAAGATATATTATTGCATTAA
- a CDS encoding DUF3276 family protein, whose product MEQGYNNQEQVFTKKLKAGKKRTYFFDVRATRGNDYFITITESKRRFDEGGYERHKLHLYKEDFNKFISALTETVDHVKTELLPEYDFDEFNRPYEEDHQQEGGDTEEDW is encoded by the coding sequence GTGGAGCAAGGATATAACAACCAAGAACAGGTTTTTACCAAAAAGTTAAAAGCCGGTAAAAAAAGAACGTACTTCTTTGATGTACGCGCAACACGCGGTAATGATTATTTTATTACCATTACCGAGAGCAAACGCCGTTTTGATGAAGGCGGATATGAGCGTCACAAATTACATTTGTACAAAGAAGATTTTAACAAATTTATTTCTGCACTTACCGAAACGGTAGATCATGTAAAAACAGAATTGTTGCCCGAGTACGATTTTGATGAGTTCAACCGTCCTTACGAAGAAGACCACCAACAAGAGGGCGGCGATACCGAAGAGGATTGGTAA
- a CDS encoding GSCFA domain-containing protein codes for MSSFRTEIQPPATGFPIQHRHQVGLIGSCFSEHIGDLLELYKYQVLRNPFGILYNPHSIAESMEYWANDALFSAEDLVWHQEQWHSFKHHSDFSNASQTACLEHIHQTLLQQRAQVPQLHTLLLTLGSAYVYERRDTGEIVGNCHRFAQDFFVKRRLSVAEIAAVLQKGLRALWQKNPTLRVVFTVSPVRHWRDGAHENQLSKSALLLAIDVLQQTFPAQVQYFPAYELLMDDLRDYRFYGADLLHPSPEAVQYIWQKFRQAFLSADDFSLLEQLEKLQKAARHRPRVRGTQQHLHFIHQQLLQLQQLTLQYPYLDVTAERAHFLQQLEQ; via the coding sequence ATGTCTTCTTTCCGTACCGAAATTCAGCCTCCCGCCACAGGTTTTCCGATTCAGCACCGTCATCAAGTAGGTTTGATAGGTTCTTGTTTTAGCGAGCATATCGGTGATTTGCTGGAGTTGTATAAATATCAGGTGCTGCGCAATCCTTTTGGTATTCTCTACAATCCGCACAGCATTGCCGAAAGTATGGAATATTGGGCAAATGATGCGCTGTTCAGTGCCGAAGATTTGGTGTGGCATCAGGAGCAATGGCATAGTTTTAAGCATCACAGCGATTTTTCAAATGCTTCGCAAACGGCTTGTTTGGAACATATTCATCAAACATTGCTACAACAACGCGCACAAGTGCCGCAACTGCATACTTTATTGCTCACGCTGGGCAGTGCTTATGTGTATGAGCGGCGCGATACAGGCGAAATTGTCGGCAATTGCCATCGTTTTGCGCAAGATTTTTTTGTCAAACGCCGACTTTCTGTTGCCGAAATTGCTGCGGTATTGCAAAAAGGATTGAGGGCTTTGTGGCAAAAAAATCCGACTTTGCGGGTGGTTTTTACGGTGAGTCCGGTGCGGCATTGGCGCGATGGCGCACACGAAAACCAGTTGAGTAAGTCGGCATTGCTATTGGCGATAGATGTATTGCAACAAACTTTTCCGGCGCAGGTACAATATTTTCCGGCGTATGAGTTGCTGATGGACGATTTGCGCGATTATCGTTTTTATGGTGCCGATTTGTTGCACCCTTCGCCGGAGGCAGTGCAATATATTTGGCAAAAGTTCAGGCAAGCATTTTTATCTGCCGATGATTTTTCGTTGCTGGAGCAGTTAGAAAAACTTCAAAAAGCCGCTCGCCACCGCCCCCGTGTGCGCGGCACGCAACAACACCTCCATTTTATACATCAACAACTATTACAACTTCAGCAACTTACTTTGCAATATCCTTATTTAGATGTAACAGCAGAACGGGCGCATTTTTTGCAACAATTAGAGCAGTAG
- the hutH gene encoding histidine ammonia-lyase, whose translation MATTHRISADFLSLDDIEQIFTQQKDLILGDSAATKIQRGYEFLQNKIKTGVFYGINTGFGDLKDKIIPADQLTALQNNLLRSHACGIGDEVPADIVRLMLLLKAQSLAYGNSGVSIATVKMLLELYNRRALPIVYEQGSLGASGDLAPLAHLCLPLIGEGEMRLNGATKAVSEILRTLGLAPLTLQPKEGLALINGTQFMSSYGVWSFLAARRLLESAECIAALSMVAWQCKHEPLHPELHRIRNQAGQIQSAARIAQYLEGTVLENSEVQDPYSFRCAPQVHGASRAALRHVGEVLEMEINGVSDNPNIFPDEDAIVSGGNFHGQPLALALDYLAMAAAELANISERRIFLMLSGKRALPPFLAAEGGLNSGLMIVQYSAAAIVSQNKQYCTPASVDSITSSNGQEDHVSMGANAATKCLKVVQNVEKVLAMEWLTAAQALGFRNNTLVPPRLQAALELFRSRVPFMSSDRFLHQDIKNTIHFIRHDLPAFLIKGE comes from the coding sequence ATGGCAACTACACACCGCATCTCAGCCGATTTTCTTTCGCTTGATGATATTGAACAAATTTTTACCCAACAAAAAGACCTCATTTTGGGCGATTCGGCAGCTACTAAAATTCAGCGAGGCTACGAATTTTTACAAAATAAAATAAAAACGGGTGTTTTTTATGGTATCAATACCGGTTTTGGGGATTTAAAAGATAAGATTATTCCTGCCGACCAGCTCACCGCTTTACAAAATAACCTCCTGCGCTCGCACGCCTGCGGCATCGGCGATGAAGTACCCGCCGATATTGTGCGACTGATGTTGTTGCTGAAAGCACAATCTCTGGCTTACGGCAACTCCGGCGTGAGCATAGCTACCGTAAAAATGTTGCTGGAATTGTATAACCGCCGCGCCCTCCCTATCGTATATGAACAAGGCTCTTTGGGAGCTTCCGGCGATTTAGCTCCTTTGGCGCATTTGTGCTTGCCGCTCATCGGCGAGGGCGAAATGCGCCTCAACGGAGCAACAAAAGCAGTATCCGAAATTTTACGCACCCTCGGACTTGCCCCGCTTACGCTGCAACCCAAAGAAGGTCTGGCTCTTATCAATGGCACTCAGTTTATGAGCAGCTACGGCGTGTGGTCGTTTTTGGCAGCACGGCGTTTGTTGGAAAGTGCCGAATGTATCGCTGCCCTTTCTATGGTAGCGTGGCAATGCAAACACGAGCCGCTGCACCCCGAACTGCACCGTATTCGCAACCAAGCCGGACAAATACAATCGGCGGCACGCATTGCTCAATATTTGGAAGGTACTGTTTTGGAAAATTCAGAAGTGCAAGATCCTTACTCTTTCCGTTGTGCGCCGCAAGTGCATGGGGCTTCGCGGGCAGCCCTGCGGCATGTGGGCGAAGTATTGGAAATGGAAATCAATGGCGTAAGCGATAATCCGAATATATTTCCTGATGAAGATGCTATTGTTTCGGGCGGCAATTTTCACGGGCAACCTTTGGCTTTGGCGTTGGATTATTTGGCGATGGCTGCTGCCGAATTGGCTAATATTTCGGAGCGGCGCATCTTTTTGATGCTGTCGGGCAAGCGCGCTTTGCCGCCTTTCCTCGCCGCCGAAGGCGGCTTAAATTCGGGGTTGATGATTGTGCAATACAGCGCGGCAGCCATTGTGAGCCAAAACAAACAGTATTGTACGCCGGCTTCGGTGGACAGTATTACTTCTTCCAACGGACAGGAAGATCATGTGAGTATGGGAGCCAATGCCGCCACAAAATGCTTGAAAGTGGTTCAAAATGTGGAGAAAGTGCTGGCGATGGAGTGGCTCACGGCGGCGCAGGCTTTGGGATTTCGCAATAATACGCTTGTTCCGCCCCGTTTACAGGCGGCTTTGGAGCTATTTCGCAGCCGCGTGCCTTTTATGAGCAGCGACCGCTTTTTGCATCAGGATATAAAAAATACTATTCATTTTATACGTCACGATTTACCTGCTTTTTTAATAAAAGGAGAATAA
- a CDS encoding bifunctional UDP-N-acetylmuramoyl-tripeptide:D-alanyl-D-alanine ligase/alanine racemase codes for MPIAYSAPQIAQILHLSFSPPAAFPLPDIEHLGIDSRYLPFPAQTLFFALEGAHRDGHAFVPLAYEKGVRLFVVDKILPFFEQMSNAYFFKTENTLTALQQMAAYHRRRFDIPVLGITGSNGKTIVKEWLHQLLQDDMAILRSPRSYNSQIGVPLSVWLLDAYHQMAIFEAGISQNGEMEQLRRIIQPTIGLLTNIGTAHEEGFEGAVQKLKEKLRLFEGCKWVIYNNDDAMAENYIGTQLPAVSAVSWGSNARAQYQTSIHTHTLHDTSEIHISYGRQQWSFSVQFSDAASLQNVLHCMVLLLHQGYAADTIRQRLPRLRSLAMRLELKNAIRSCRLINDSYSADSFSLGIALDFLKRQLPQQHTLILSDFSETRPEIYQHLATQIRAYPLHRFVGVGEQLCKHAPLFDFVPHCHFFSDTEQLLQAIPQLPFYEECILLKGARSFAFERVDALLSAQSHSARLEVNLQALAHNYHVYRRLLKPSTKIMAMVKAFSYGAGGAEVAAALQYQHADYLAVAYADEGEQLRQAGIRLPVMVMNPDSASFHTLIQHQLEPELYSLKILREFAAFLSQRGIDTWKVHLELDSGMSRLGFAADEIAELCKLLQEFPHLQVVSVFSHLAASESADLDDFTTQQIARFKLMAATIQAVLPYKVLRHILNSAGMVRHAAAQMEMVRLGLGLHGIDGSDHIQAQLQAVSSLKVRLTQLHHLRKGQSVGYNASDIVQRDSLIATINIGYADGLFRNAGNGAAKMMVRGQLVPTIGRVCMDMTMLDVSDVADVREDDEVLIFGEQLPVQQLAAACGTIPYEILTHISPRVRRVYFQE; via the coding sequence ATGCCTATTGCTTATTCCGCGCCACAGATTGCGCAAATTCTGCATCTTTCCTTTTCGCCTCCGGCTGCTTTTCCTTTGCCCGATATTGAGCATTTGGGTATAGACAGCCGCTATCTTCCTTTTCCGGCTCAAACTTTATTCTTTGCCCTTGAAGGCGCACACCGAGACGGGCATGCTTTTGTGCCGCTTGCTTACGAAAAAGGAGTTCGTCTTTTTGTGGTGGATAAAATATTGCCTTTTTTTGAGCAAATGAGCAATGCTTATTTTTTTAAAACAGAGAATACCTTAACCGCTTTGCAACAAATGGCAGCTTATCATCGCCGCCGTTTTGATATTCCGGTGTTGGGTATTACGGGCAGCAACGGAAAAACCATCGTAAAAGAATGGTTGCATCAATTATTGCAAGATGATATGGCTATTTTGCGCAGTCCGCGCAGCTACAATTCACAAATCGGTGTGCCGCTGTCGGTGTGGCTCTTAGATGCGTATCATCAAATGGCGATTTTTGAAGCGGGTATTTCGCAGAACGGCGAAATGGAGCAGCTCCGGCGCATCATTCAGCCCACTATCGGCTTACTCACCAATATTGGCACTGCCCACGAAGAGGGTTTTGAGGGTGCTGTTCAGAAACTGAAAGAAAAATTGCGCTTATTTGAGGGCTGCAAATGGGTGATATATAATAATGATGATGCCATGGCAGAAAATTATATCGGCACACAATTGCCTGCGGTGTCGGCTGTATCATGGGGCAGCAATGCAAGGGCGCAATATCAAACAAGCATACATACTCATACGCTCCACGATACCAGCGAAATACACATCAGTTATGGACGGCAGCAGTGGTCATTTTCTGTACAATTCAGTGATGCCGCTTCGTTGCAAAATGTTTTGCATTGTATGGTGCTGCTGCTGCATCAGGGATATGCCGCCGACACCATTCGCCAGCGATTGCCGCGTCTGCGCTCCCTCGCTATGCGCCTCGAACTCAAAAACGCTATTCGCTCCTGCCGCCTCATCAACGACAGTTATTCGGCAGACAGCTTTTCGCTGGGAATTGCTTTAGATTTTTTAAAACGCCAACTTCCACAGCAGCATACCCTTATTTTATCCGATTTTTCCGAAACACGCCCCGAAATTTATCAACATTTAGCCACACAAATCCGCGCTTATCCGCTACATCGTTTTGTAGGTGTAGGCGAGCAGTTGTGTAAGCACGCCCCTTTGTTTGATTTTGTGCCGCATTGCCATTTTTTTTCCGACACCGAACAATTGCTGCAAGCTATACCGCAACTCCCTTTTTATGAAGAATGTATTTTGCTCAAAGGCGCGCGCTCCTTTGCTTTTGAACGGGTAGATGCGCTGCTTTCGGCGCAATCCCACAGCGCACGCTTGGAAGTGAATTTACAGGCATTGGCGCATAATTATCATGTGTATCGCCGTTTGTTGAAGCCCTCCACTAAAATTATGGCAATGGTGAAGGCTTTTTCGTATGGTGCGGGTGGCGCAGAGGTGGCGGCGGCACTGCAATATCAACACGCCGATTATTTGGCGGTTGCTTATGCCGATGAGGGCGAGCAACTGCGGCAGGCGGGCATACGGCTACCCGTGATGGTGATGAATCCCGACTCTGCGAGTTTTCATACATTAATCCAACATCAATTAGAGCCGGAATTGTATTCCTTGAAAATATTGCGTGAGTTTGCCGCTTTTTTATCTCAAAGAGGCATTGATACTTGGAAAGTGCATTTGGAGTTGGACAGCGGTATGAGCCGTTTGGGTTTTGCAGCCGATGAAATAGCAGAATTGTGCAAATTGCTTCAGGAATTTCCCCATTTGCAAGTGGTGTCGGTGTTTTCGCACTTGGCAGCGAGCGAAAGTGCCGATTTAGATGATTTTACTACACAGCAGATAGCGCGTTTCAAACTTATGGCGGCGACTATTCAAGCGGTGCTGCCTTACAAAGTTTTGCGGCATATTCTCAACAGTGCGGGTATGGTGCGCCACGCCGCCGCCCAAATGGAAATGGTGCGTTTGGGCTTGGGGTTGCACGGTATCGATGGCAGCGACCACATTCAGGCGCAACTGCAAGCGGTGAGTAGCCTCAAAGTGCGCCTCACACAATTACACCACCTGCGCAAAGGTCAGTCGGTGGGCTATAATGCCAGCGATATAGTACAGCGCGATTCGCTCATTGCCACCATAAATATCGGTTATGCAGACGGTTTGTTTAGAAATGCGGGCAACGGTGCAGCAAAAATGATGGTGCGCGGACAATTAGTGCCTACCATTGGGCGTGTGTGTATGGATATGACCATGCTTGATGTGAGCGATGTGGCAGATGTGCGCGAAGATGATGAGGTGCTGATTTTTGGCGAGCAGCTACCCGTACAACAGTTGGCGGCAGCCTGCGGCACTATTCCCTACGAAATACTCACACATATTTCGCCGCGTGTGCGAAGGGTGTATTTTCAGGAGTAA
- a CDS encoding type II toxin-antitoxin system RelE/ParE family toxin has protein sequence MDKNQKYRKITFYKNYFQDFFSKQNKKVKAKIVWTFDLLEDLQRVPETYLKRIENTDGLYEIRVQLGSDIFRIFCFFDQGQLVVLVNGFQKKAQKTPKKEIEMALKIKAEYENEE, from the coding sequence TTGGACAAAAATCAGAAATATAGAAAGATTACGTTTTACAAGAACTACTTTCAAGACTTCTTTTCCAAACAAAACAAGAAAGTAAAAGCAAAAATTGTTTGGACTTTTGACTTGCTTGAAGACTTACAAAGAGTTCCTGAAACGTATTTGAAACGTATAGAGAACACGGACGGACTGTATGAAATTCGAGTTCAATTAGGAAGCGACATCTTTAGAATTTTCTGTTTTTTTGACCAAGGACAGTTGGTCGTTTTAGTAAATGGCTTTCAAAAGAAGGCTCAAAAGACACCAAAGAAAGAAATTGAAATGGCACTTAAAATAAAAGCAGAATATGAAAACGAAGAATAA
- a CDS encoding TAT-variant-translocated molybdopterin oxidoreductase — protein MKQPKYWRSFDELEASEAFNKKKQDEFLEELPLLSEIQDLAKNTRAPRRDFLKMLGFSLTAAVAAAGCEIPVRKAIPYVIKPEEITPGIANFYASTFFDGSDYCSVLVKTREGRPIKIEGNPLSSVTQGGTNARAQASILSLYDMARLRAPKVKGADVDWKTIDTNIKTALAGANGDIVLLTATIASPSTQQVINDFKAKYPRTRVVTYEAISQAAILYANEKSFGKKAIPAYHFDKAEVIVGVGCDFLGTWLSPVQFAADYIKNRKVGKDKTQMSRHFQFEANMTPTGAKADYRSSVKPSQLGLVLAALYSEISGGGAAGNLPEQALANIKKAAANLKAAAGKSLVVCGVNDTNAQILCNAINAALGNYGTTINWGKTNNLHQADDKAVAELVAAMNAGSVSVLMLNGVNPAYDYFDTAAFTAAMKKVPTVISFNDREDESAEFAAYLTPSNHYLESWNDAEPLSGHYSLSQPCIAPLFSTRQMQESLMAWADIPGSYYDYLSNRWKSILGGEEAWQKFVHDGVHETAGGEAQGASFGGDAGAAIAALTAKAGKSSGMEIVLYEKVAMGNGKYANNPFLQEMPDPISRVTWDNYAFVPKKTAADNSWVETWNKNGTDVVKFETGGKAIELPVTIQPGQLDGVVSVALGYGRTKPGHEKCAVGKNAYPLVSFNGETFDYYVSNVATSKVDDGYQLAQTQTHHTIDDSREIINETTFAEYSKDNWSGNFNTQQKKLDPHFAEHHYFSLYPERDYSQGSHWALVADLNACIGCGACIVACNLENNVPVVGKREVWRAHEMHWMRIDRYYKFDKEKDPYAENPSVAFQPMMCQHCTYAPCENVCPVNATNHSTEGLNQMAYNRCIGTRYCANNCPYKVRRFNWFDFQGADSFYKDSILSNDENMVMVDDLSRLVLNPDVTVRSRGVMEKCSFCVQNLQAAKLEAKKEGRTLRDGDAKTACQTSCPTQAITFGDENIKDSQIRKTRDDERSYTLLDAVQLLPQVSYQTMVRNQDEPMYPGRKPYTPPKHHEPAHGGDGHGGHDAHGGGHPEATHTAPAAEHGTAADTTSHSGH, from the coding sequence ATGAAACAACCTAAATATTGGCGTAGTTTCGATGAATTAGAAGCATCGGAAGCATTTAATAAGAAAAAACAAGATGAGTTCTTGGAAGAGTTACCCTTGTTGAGCGAAATACAAGATTTAGCAAAAAACACGCGCGCCCCGCGCCGCGATTTCTTAAAAATGCTCGGCTTTAGCCTCACCGCTGCCGTTGCTGCTGCCGGTTGCGAAATACCGGTGCGCAAAGCGATTCCTTATGTTATCAAACCCGAAGAAATAACACCCGGTATTGCCAATTTTTATGCTTCCACCTTTTTTGACGGAAGCGATTATTGCAGCGTACTCGTAAAAACCCGCGAAGGTCGCCCCATTAAAATAGAAGGCAACCCACTTTCGTCTGTTACACAAGGCGGCACCAACGCACGCGCTCAAGCCTCCATTTTGAGCCTCTATGATATGGCGCGTTTGCGTGCCCCGAAAGTGAAAGGTGCTGATGTAGATTGGAAAACCATCGACACCAATATCAAAACAGCATTGGCAGGAGCCAACGGCGATATTGTCCTGCTCACTGCTACCATCGCCAGCCCTTCCACACAACAGGTTATCAACGATTTTAAAGCCAAATATCCGCGCACCCGCGTAGTTACTTACGAAGCTATTTCGCAGGCAGCCATTTTATATGCCAACGAAAAATCATTCGGCAAAAAAGCCATTCCCGCCTATCATTTTGATAAAGCCGAAGTGATTGTAGGCGTGGGTTGCGACTTTTTGGGCACTTGGCTTTCTCCGGTTCAGTTTGCCGCCGATTATATCAAAAACCGCAAAGTAGGCAAAGACAAAACCCAAATGTCGCGCCATTTCCAGTTTGAAGCCAATATGACTCCCACCGGAGCCAAAGCCGACTATCGCAGTTCGGTGAAACCTTCACAATTAGGATTGGTACTCGCCGCTTTGTACAGCGAAATCAGTGGCGGCGGTGCAGCAGGCAACCTGCCCGAACAAGCCCTTGCCAACATCAAAAAAGCTGCCGCCAATTTGAAAGCTGCCGCCGGAAAATCCTTGGTAGTATGCGGTGTAAATGATACCAACGCACAAATCCTTTGCAATGCCATTAATGCCGCTTTGGGCAACTACGGCACTACCATTAACTGGGGCAAAACCAACAACTTACACCAAGCAGACGACAAAGCTGTGGCGGAGTTGGTAGCTGCTATGAATGCAGGCAGCGTATCGGTATTGATGCTCAATGGCGTAAATCCCGCTTACGATTATTTTGATACCGCCGCTTTTACGGCAGCAATGAAAAAAGTACCTACGGTTATTTCTTTCAACGACCGCGAGGACGAAAGTGCCGAATTTGCAGCCTATCTCACACCTTCCAATCATTATTTGGAAAGCTGGAATGATGCCGAACCATTGTCGGGGCATTACAGCTTATCACAACCTTGTATTGCTCCTTTGTTTTCTACCCGCCAAATGCAGGAAAGCCTGATGGCGTGGGCGGATATTCCGGGCAGCTATTACGATTATCTGAGCAACCGTTGGAAAAGCATTTTGGGCGGCGAAGAAGCGTGGCAAAAATTTGTACACGACGGCGTACACGAAACCGCAGGCGGCGAGGCACAGGGTGCTTCTTTTGGCGGCGATGCAGGTGCTGCCATTGCTGCACTTACAGCCAAAGCCGGAAAAAGCTCAGGAATGGAAATTGTGCTGTACGAAAAAGTAGCGATGGGGAATGGTAAATATGCCAATAACCCGTTTTTGCAGGAAATGCCCGACCCTATTTCGCGTGTAACCTGGGATAATTATGCTTTTGTACCGAAGAAAACTGCCGCCGACAACAGTTGGGTAGAAACTTGGAACAAAAACGGTACAGATGTAGTAAAATTTGAAACAGGCGGCAAAGCCATAGAATTGCCCGTAACCATTCAGCCCGGACAATTGGACGGTGTGGTGTCTGTTGCTTTGGGCTACGGACGTACCAAACCCGGACACGAAAAATGCGCAGTAGGTAAAAATGCTTATCCTTTGGTGAGCTTCAACGGCGAAACCTTTGATTATTATGTGAGCAATGTGGCTACTTCAAAAGTAGATGACGGCTACCAGTTGGCTCAAACCCAAACGCATCATACCATTGACGACAGCCGCGAAATCATCAACGAAACTACCTTTGCCGAATACAGCAAAGATAATTGGTCGGGGAATTTTAATACACAACAGAAAAAATTAGACCCGCATTTTGCCGAACATCATTATTTTTCATTGTACCCTGAGCGCGACTACTCGCAAGGTTCGCACTGGGCATTGGTGGCAGATTTGAATGCTTGTATTGGCTGCGGTGCTTGTATAGTAGCTTGTAATTTAGAGAACAACGTTCCGGTAGTAGGAAAAAGAGAAGTGTGGCGTGCCCACGAAATGCACTGGATGCGTATTGACCGCTACTACAAATTTGATAAAGAAAAAGACCCTTACGCCGAAAACCCCTCCGTGGCTTTTCAGCCGATGATGTGTCAGCACTGTACTTATGCCCCTTGCGAAAACGTGTGTCCGGTAAATGCTACCAACCACAGCACAGAGGGCTTGAACCAAATGGCATACAACCGTTGTATCGGTACGCGCTATTGTGCCAACAACTGCCCTTATAAAGTACGCCGTTTCAACTGGTTTGATTTTCAGGGAGCAGACAGTTTCTACAAAGACAGCATCTTATCCAATGACGAAAATATGGTAATGGTAGATGATTTGAGCCGTTTGGTATTAAATCCCGATGTTACGGTACGCTCGCGTGGGGTGATGGAAAAATGTTCTTTCTGTGTTCAGAATTTGCAGGCGGCGAAATTGGAGGCTAAAAAAGAAGGACGTACTTTGAGAGACGGCGATGCAAAAACTGCCTGCCAAACTTCTTGTCCTACCCAAGCCATTACATTTGGTGACGAAAACATCAAAGACAGCCAAATCCGCAAAACACGCGATGATGAGCGTTCTTATACTTTGCTAGATGCTGTGCAGTTGTTGCCGCAAGTATCTTACCAAACAATGGTGCGCAACCAAGATGAACCGATGTATCCGGGGCGCAAACCATATACACCGCCCAAGCACCACGAGCCTGCGCACGGCGGCGATGGTCACGGCGGGCACGATGCGCACGGCGGCGGACATCCAGAAGCCACACATACCGCACCGGCAGCAGAGCACGGCACAGCAGCAGATACTACGTCACATTCAGGGCATTAA